In Deinococcus aquiradiocola, the sequence CCACACCTGGGGGAGGACTTCGTTGCTTGACCCTACCAGGGTACCGTCGACGTCGATGCAGGTCAGTCCCAACATGACGGGCAGTCTACCGGGCGCGCTTCAGGGTCCGGTGGTGCGGGCTAGTTCGGCCGGGGTTCATCCAGGGTCGCCCAACGCTTCACGAGGGCCAGTCGGCAGCGCAGGCCCTCATCACATCCATCACATCACGGCGCGGCTGACGAGTCCGGCGAGCAGCAGGGCCGCCAGGACGGCGAGCATGAAGCCGAAGGGATGCGCGCCGCGTTCGGGCAGGGCGTCCGTCCGGGCCGGACCGGCGTGGCGCTCGGCGCTGGCCCGCTGCTGCGTCCGGCGGGGGAGGGCGGTCATGCGGCGCGGCCGGGTTCGCTGGGGGTGGTGCGGGCGCGTTCCGTGCCGGGCTCCAGGCTGTGCAGGGCGGCCTTGAGGTGCTTGTACACTTCGCGCTGCAGGTCGAGGTCGACGGGCAGTTCGTACTTCAGCTGATCCATCGCCTGCGCGATGTGCGCGCCGCCGGGGCTGCGCTCGAAGTCCGGGCGGGCCCATTCGGGCAGGGTGGGGGTGACGGCAGGCTCGCGCTTCTGGTCGTTCCAGTCGACCCACTGTTTGGGCAGGTCGTACAGGTAGCGGCCGATGCCGAACTGCACGGCGCAGCGCTTCAGGGCGTCGGACGCGGCGGCCTTGAGCGTGCCGCGTTCGCCTTCGGCCTCGCCGATGTCCTCCCGGGTGACGCCGAGGACTGTCAGGCGGCCTTTGACGGTGGGCGTGGCGGCGCCGTGCATGACGTCGATCTCGAAGGTCCAGGCGTCGGGGCAGATGGCGTCGAGGCGGTCCTGGACGGCGCGCGCGTCGATGTAGGCGAGCATCATGGCGCGGCTGCGGTCCTTGGTGAAGGCGGCGGCCCTCCAGCCCACCAGGTGAGCGGAAAACGGGGCCTGGAGTCGTCTCTGTACATCGCTCAGCTTCATGGGTTTAGTTTATAACATAATGGTGTTCTGGTCAAGCCAGAATTCTCGCCGCGTCATCCGTCCCAGCAGAATATCAGGGAGATCTTTCACGACCTGATCTTATCGTGAATCATTTCACTTAAGAATCCATTGCTCCCCCGCCACTTCAGAACCGAGCCGGAGCGCGGCGTGCTGCTAGAATGCGCGCCGTGTACACGAACCGCCGCGCTCATTTTGAATACGAACTGCTCGAGCGATACGAGGCCGGGGTGTCGCTCACCGGCAGTGAAGTGAAGAGCGTCCGTGCGGGAGGCGTCGATTTCCGTGACGCGTTCGCCCGCCTGCAGAACGGGAACCTGGAACTCGAGGGACTCTACATCCCCGAGTACACGCAGGCCACCTACAACAACCACACGCCCCGGCGCACGCGCCGCCTGCTGATGCACCGCCAAGAGATCGAGAAGATCCGGCGCAGCCTGACGCAGAAGGGCCTGACGCTCGTCCCGACGCGCCTGTACCT encodes:
- a CDS encoding Rad52/Rad22 family DNA repair protein translates to MKLSDVQRRLQAPFSAHLVGWRAAAFTKDRSRAMMLAYIDARAVQDRLDAICPDAWTFEIDVMHGAATPTVKGRLTVLGVTREDIGEAEGERGTLKAAASDALKRCAVQFGIGRYLYDLPKQWVDWNDQKREPAVTPTLPEWARPDFERSPGGAHIAQAMDQLKYELPVDLDLQREVYKHLKAALHSLEPGTERARTTPSEPGRAA
- the smpB gene encoding SsrA-binding protein SmpB; translated protein: MRAVYTNRRAHFEYELLERYEAGVSLTGSEVKSVRAGGVDFRDAFARLQNGNLELEGLYIPEYTQATYNNHTPRRTRRLLMHRQEIEKIRRSLTQKGLTLVPTRLYLKDGRFKVELAIGRGKKLHDKRRAESEKQARREIREA